A genomic region of Leptotrichia massiliensis contains the following coding sequences:
- a CDS encoding L-threonylcarbamoyladenylate synthase, with protein MNKIENAVRILKNGGVAIFPTDTVYGIGTLPKKEYMEKIYKIKKRDFSKKIIALISDKNKLAELINETDENIKKIENILKKYWPGELTVIFRANQNFTKHFDKNMETIGIRIPKNETTLEIIKKSGGVLLTTSANISGENAVTKVENLSQELIKNVDIIISNEKVKLTGKPSTIVKYEDGKLTLLREGNIAFDEIINNFR; from the coding sequence ATGAATAAAATTGAAAATGCAGTACGTATTTTGAAAAATGGGGGGGTTGCCATATTTCCAACAGACACTGTTTATGGAATAGGCACTCTTCCCAAAAAAGAATACATGGAAAAAATTTATAAAATAAAAAAAAGGGATTTCTCAAAAAAAATAATCGCTTTAATCAGTGATAAAAATAAATTAGCAGAATTAATAAACGAAACTGATGAAAATATAAAAAAAATTGAAAATATCCTCAAAAAATATTGGCCGGGAGAGTTGACTGTTATCTTTCGCGCAAATCAGAATTTTACAAAACATTTTGATAAAAATATGGAAACAATTGGAATTCGTATTCCAAAAAATGAAACTACCCTTGAAATAATAAAAAAATCTGGAGGCGTTTTATTAACCACAAGTGCAAATATTTCAGGTGAAAATGCTGTCACTAAAGTAGAAAATCTAAGTCAAGAACTAATAAAAAATGTAGATATAATTATTTCAAATGAAAAAGTGAAACTAACAGGAAAACCTTCCACAATTGTGAAATATGAAGATGGAAAATTGACATTATTAAGAGAAGGAAATATTGCATTTGACGAAATAATCAATAATTTTAGATGA
- a CDS encoding GspE/PulE family protein produces MNKKINEKVKLKDFADNKNSILSNDTVSYLNEIVKAGFKERASDIHIKFDLLEGMEIKYRVDGYLMESQNLYETVNKKVLEKNITEIIARIKILAGMNVAEKRKPQDGSFSFLFNIKNLNKRYDIRAAYMPTIGGETMVLRILENYLEDINLETLGFSNQSIVMLKEILTRKYGMILVSGPTGSGKSTTLKSLITMLNDGRKKIITVEDPVESKIEGIVQIQVNQNIGVTFAEVLKATLRNDPDIIVISEIRDEVTAEIAVRAALTGHLVISTIHTNDAVSTLIRLVDMGIPKYLILDSLIGVIGQRLVGKKCQKCMGEGCSECSNGYSGRISINEVLVLNQDVRNILKEDNHLGSETKNKLKMLNQKSKNQKHFIDFMEDANEKIDKNLIFEREKASIIF; encoded by the coding sequence ATGAATAAAAAAATAAACGAAAAAGTAAAACTTAAAGACTTTGCAGATAATAAAAACAGTATATTATCAAATGATACGGTTTCTTATCTAAATGAAATTGTAAAAGCTGGATTTAAGGAACGTGCCAGTGATATTCACATAAAATTTGATTTGCTTGAAGGAATGGAAATAAAGTATCGAGTTGATGGATACCTTATGGAAAGCCAAAACTTATATGAAACTGTGAATAAAAAAGTGCTGGAAAAAAATATCACCGAAATTATTGCCAGAATAAAAATTTTGGCAGGAATGAATGTTGCAGAGAAAAGAAAGCCACAAGATGGCAGCTTTTCTTTTTTATTTAATATAAAAAATCTTAATAAACGCTACGACATAAGAGCTGCCTACATGCCAACAATCGGTGGAGAAACTATGGTTTTACGTATTCTTGAAAATTATCTAGAAGATATAAATCTTGAAACACTTGGTTTTTCAAATCAAAGCATAGTAATGTTAAAAGAAATTTTAACTAGAAAATATGGAATGATTTTGGTGAGTGGTCCGACAGGATCTGGAAAATCCACAACTTTAAAATCTCTAATAACTATGTTAAATGACGGAAGAAAAAAAATCATAACTGTAGAAGATCCTGTTGAAAGTAAAATTGAAGGAATTGTTCAGATACAGGTAAATCAGAATATTGGAGTAACATTTGCTGAAGTTTTAAAAGCCACGTTAAGAAACGATCCTGATATTATAGTGATTTCAGAAATTCGTGATGAAGTTACTGCAGAAATTGCTGTAAGAGCTGCATTAACAGGACATCTTGTTATATCCACAATTCACACAAATGACGCTGTTTCCACATTAATCAGGCTAGTGGATATGGGTATTCCAAAATATTTGATATTAGATTCGTTAATTGGCGTGATTGGACAACGACTGGTTGGAAAAAAATGCCAGAAATGTATGGGAGAAGGTTGTAGTGAATGCTCCAATGGATACAGCGGCAGAATTTCGATAAATGAAGTACTTGTGCTGAATCAGGATGTGCGAAATATTTTAAAAGAAGACAACCATCTCGGTTCTGAAACTAAAAATAAACTGAAAATGCTGAATCAAAAATCTAAAAATCAAAAGCACTTTATTGATTTTATGGAAGATGCGAATGAAAAAATTGATAAAAATTTAATTTTTGAAAGGGAAAAAGCAAGTATTATTTTTTAA
- a CDS encoding RnfABCDGE type electron transport complex subunit D: MTDEKTLLEEILDVRKKIKNGLLDNDDTVHHSETENLPKKRNINQQNLHNNGKIIKLEKTRNEKTKRETIKKEVNEKAENEEKKNIKKIKNTNLSKPKVYEKSNILNEKNLGKQDEKIKRRKIIRTFFKKREMKKMSFNPFVRTDVEVRDVMKDVIISLFPALIAAGLVYGLTALLVIVTSIFSAVITEKLFSRIFLNDKDSAHDLSAVITGILMALTLAPLTSLPVVAFGASMAIIFGKLMYGGIGKNVLNPAVVGREFMTVFFPATMSSGTIWFSQEALRLSKINFFVNFQKTPIMSYLDELLLTSSGSLGSYSAFALILGGLYLLLKNRISWHIPVTLFATSFIATMILKDGISVSMGGLLLTGIFMATDMPTSPSFAAGKIYYGIILGVVIVLLSMLGVKNETLSYVLLILNPFTRYINKVFRPVVFGYEVKEEVVKQVGKGILLTLVIIVFALIFIGLHKIGAIPYLVYLYILVLTLQLIRSDRNKKFK; the protein is encoded by the coding sequence ATGACAGATGAAAAAACGCTGTTAGAAGAAATACTAGATGTAAGAAAAAAAATTAAAAATGGACTTTTGGATAATGATGATACAGTTCACCATTCAGAAACCGAAAATTTGCCTAAAAAAAGGAATATTAATCAGCAAAATTTGCATAATAATGGTAAAATAATAAAGCTGGAAAAAACACGAAATGAAAAAACTAAAAGAGAAACAATTAAAAAAGAAGTAAATGAAAAAGCAGAAAATGAGGAAAAGAAAAATATAAAAAAAATAAAAAATACAAATTTAAGTAAACCAAAAGTATATGAAAAATCAAATATTTTAAATGAAAAAAATTTAGGGAAACAAGATGAAAAAATTAAACGAAGAAAAATAATAAGAACCTTTTTTAAAAAAAGAGAAATGAAAAAAATGTCATTTAATCCATTTGTACGAACAGATGTTGAAGTGAGAGATGTTATGAAAGATGTTATTATATCTTTATTCCCTGCTTTAATTGCAGCTGGACTTGTTTATGGGTTAACAGCTTTATTAGTAATAGTAACTTCTATTTTTTCAGCAGTAATAACTGAAAAATTGTTTTCAAGAATATTTTTGAATGACAAGGATTCTGCACATGATTTATCAGCAGTAATCACAGGGATTTTGATGGCTTTGACTTTGGCACCGTTAACTTCATTACCAGTTGTTGCTTTTGGAGCCAGCATGGCTATAATTTTTGGAAAACTGATGTATGGAGGGATTGGGAAAAATGTACTTAATCCAGCGGTAGTAGGACGTGAATTTATGACAGTTTTCTTTCCAGCAACAATGTCTTCTGGAACTATTTGGTTTAGTCAAGAAGCACTAAGATTATCAAAAATAAATTTCTTTGTAAATTTTCAGAAAACACCTATTATGAGCTATTTAGACGAACTATTGTTAACTTCTTCAGGTTCATTGGGGTCATATTCTGCATTTGCATTAATTCTGGGAGGGCTGTATTTATTATTAAAAAACCGTATTTCATGGCATATCCCTGTAACTTTATTTGCTACATCATTTATAGCCACAATGATTTTAAAAGATGGAATTTCTGTTTCAATGGGAGGACTTTTATTAACAGGAATATTTATGGCAACTGATATGCCGACAAGTCCATCATTTGCAGCCGGGAAGATTTATTATGGAATAATACTGGGTGTTGTGATTGTGCTTCTGTCAATGCTTGGAGTAAAAAATGAAACATTATCGTATGTATTGTTAATTTTGAATCCGTTTACGAGATATATAAATAAAGTGTTCCGTCCTGTTGTATTCGGTTACGAGGTGAAGGAAGAAGTGGTAAAACAAGTTGGAAAAGGAATATTACTGACACTTGTAATTATTGTTTTTGCATTAATTTTTATAGGGTTACATAAGATAGGGGCTATTCCATATTTAGTTTATTTATATATTTTAGTGTTAACATTGCAATTAATAAGAAGTGATAGAAATAAAAAATTTAAGTAA
- the rsxC gene encoding electron transport complex subunit RsxC, with protein sequence MARNRSIKRIINILLNKNVEETEEKKKKTIKKHHPMKPMTKNTELKELKDAALLYVPLSQHIGSPSIPVVEIGDYVKKYEKIGEISGNISANIHSPVSGDVVDVVEHFIANGNKVKTIIIANDFKNKEENLVKRELRDLKLIKKDEIFKIIKEAGIVGLGGAQFPTHIKYDIKFRKVETFIINGAECEPYLTSDYSVMKNYTSELFRGLKVIQKLLNPKEMIIGIEEENSELIEIFEKIGKEEEFDLKIQLLPTIYPQGSELQLINTVTGKKVRKGELPLEQGVVVSNVSTVKAIYDAFFEGKPLIERVVTVSGEEARNIGNYKIKFGTPLYHIVKELDIRNEEKVIFGGPMMGMEIFDSRVPVIKGTSGILFLSPEEIERKNCISCGYCVEACPMNLMPFEFADYYEKGKYEQMVTANIQNCIECGACEFVCPSRVPLIESIKTGKAILSEMEANK encoded by the coding sequence ATGGCTAGAAATAGAAGTATAAAGAGGATAATCAATATTCTTTTAAACAAAAATGTTGAAGAAACAGAAGAAAAAAAGAAAAAAACTATAAAAAAACATCATCCGATGAAACCAATGACAAAAAACACCGAATTAAAGGAACTTAAAGATGCTGCTCTTTTATATGTGCCACTTTCGCAACATATAGGAAGCCCTTCCATTCCAGTAGTAGAAATTGGAGATTATGTAAAAAAATATGAGAAAATAGGTGAAATTTCAGGTAATATATCTGCTAATATACATTCACCAGTTTCAGGCGATGTTGTTGACGTTGTTGAGCATTTTATTGCTAATGGAAATAAAGTGAAAACTATTATTATTGCAAATGATTTTAAAAATAAGGAAGAAAATCTTGTAAAAAGGGAACTTCGAGATTTAAAATTAATAAAAAAAGATGAAATTTTTAAGATAATAAAAGAGGCAGGAATAGTGGGGCTTGGAGGAGCACAGTTTCCGACTCATATAAAATATGATATAAAATTTAGAAAAGTAGAAACATTTATAATAAATGGAGCTGAATGCGAGCCATATTTGACTTCTGATTATTCTGTTATGAAAAATTACACAAGTGAACTTTTCCGTGGATTGAAAGTTATTCAAAAATTACTAAATCCAAAAGAAATGATAATTGGAATAGAAGAGGAAAATAGCGAACTGATTGAAATTTTTGAAAAAATAGGAAAAGAAGAAGAATTTGATTTAAAAATTCAGTTGTTGCCAACGATTTATCCACAAGGAAGTGAATTGCAGCTAATAAATACTGTTACAGGTAAAAAAGTACGAAAAGGTGAATTACCATTAGAACAAGGTGTAGTTGTAAGTAATGTAAGTACAGTAAAGGCAATTTATGATGCATTTTTTGAAGGGAAACCACTTATAGAAAGAGTTGTTACAGTATCTGGTGAAGAAGCAAGAAATATAGGAAATTATAAAATAAAATTTGGAACTCCACTTTATCATATTGTAAAAGAATTGGATATTCGGAATGAAGAAAAGGTTATTTTTGGTGGTCCTATGATGGGAATGGAAATTTTTGATTCTCGAGTGCCTGTGATTAAAGGGACTTCTGGGATACTATTTTTAAGTCCAGAAGAAATTGAAAGGAAAAATTGTATTTCGTGTGGATATTGTGTAGAAGCCTGTCCTATGAATCTTATGCCTTTTGAATTTGCTGATTATTATGAAAAAGGGAAATACGAACAGATGGTTACAGCGAATATTCAAAATTGCATAGAATGTGGAGCATGTGAGTTTGTATGTCCATCAAGAGTTCCATTAATAGAAAGCATAAAAACAGGAAAAGCAATTTTGTCGGAAATGGAGGCGAATAAATAA
- a CDS encoding nitronate monooxygenase translates to MELKGIKIGKYFIEKPIVQGGMGVGISWDQLAGNVAKNGCLGTISAICTGYYQNMRFVKKAVNGRPLGTENAYNREALFEIFKNARKICGDKPLACNILHAINDYERVVKDALEAGANIIVTGAGLPLELPRLVKDYPDVEIVPIVSSARALKIICKKWKAAGRMPGAVIVEGPKSGGHQGAKYEELFAPEHQLEAILPPIKEERDKWGDFPIIAAGGIWDNNDIKNIMALGADAVQMGTRFIGTYECDASDVLKQVLLDAKEEDIVIVSSPVGYPGRAVKTNLVQTLEPNTKKIKCISNCVFPCERGKGANRVGYCIADSLGDAYLGRLQSGLFFSGANGWRLKEIVHVKDLIDELMIESN, encoded by the coding sequence ATCGAATTAAAAGGAATAAAAATTGGGAAATATTTTATTGAAAAGCCGATAGTTCAAGGTGGAATGGGTGTTGGGATCAGCTGGGATCAGCTTGCTGGAAATGTAGCTAAAAATGGATGCCTTGGAACAATAAGTGCTATTTGTACTGGATACTACCAAAATATGAGATTTGTGAAAAAAGCCGTAAATGGTCGTCCTCTTGGGACAGAAAATGCATATAATCGTGAAGCACTTTTTGAAATATTTAAAAATGCAAGAAAAATTTGTGGAGATAAACCGCTTGCGTGCAATATTCTTCATGCAATAAATGATTATGAGAGAGTGGTAAAGGATGCTCTTGAGGCTGGGGCAAATATTATTGTTACAGGAGCAGGGCTTCCATTGGAACTTCCAAGGCTTGTAAAGGATTATCCGGATGTGGAAATCGTGCCGATAGTTTCATCAGCCAGAGCTTTGAAAATAATCTGCAAAAAATGGAAAGCTGCTGGGAGAATGCCGGGAGCAGTAATTGTGGAAGGACCGAAAAGTGGAGGACATCAAGGTGCAAAATATGAAGAATTATTTGCTCCTGAACATCAGCTGGAAGCGATTTTGCCGCCGATTAAGGAGGAACGTGATAAATGGGGAGATTTTCCTATTATAGCGGCAGGTGGAATATGGGACAATAATGATATAAAAAATATTATGGCACTTGGAGCTGATGCCGTTCAAATGGGTACAAGATTTATCGGTACTTACGAATGTGATGCAAGCGATGTTCTAAAACAGGTTTTGCTCGATGCAAAAGAAGAGGACATAGTAATTGTAAGTTCGCCAGTTGGCTATCCAGGACGTGCTGTAAAAACGAACTTAGTTCAAACATTAGAGCCTAATACAAAAAAAATAAAATGTATAAGCAACTGTGTATTCCCATGTGAACGTGGAAAAGGTGCAAATAGAGTGGGATACTGTATTGCAGATAGCTTAGGAGATGCCTATTTAGGTAGGCTTCAAAGTGGATTGTTCTTCTCGGGAGCTAACGGATGGAGATTAAAGGAAATTGTCCATGTGAAGGATTTAATAGACGAACTTATGATAGAAAGTAATTAG
- a CDS encoding thioredoxin family protein, with the protein MNNIINYAGEDFENEIISHTGLTLVDFYAIWCGPCQMLEKVLSEVANNSECRIARVDVDDYPEFGTKFKIRGLPMLILFKDGEIVETLNGFQTFDEIMKKINLHS; encoded by the coding sequence ATGAATAATATCATCAATTATGCTGGAGAAGACTTTGAAAATGAAATAATTTCGCATACTGGACTTACACTTGTCGATTTTTATGCTATCTGGTGTGGACCTTGCCAAATGCTTGAAAAGGTTCTCTCTGAAGTGGCTAATAATTCCGAGTGCAGGATTGCCAGAGTTGATGTTGATGATTATCCTGAGTTTGGAACTAAATTTAAGATAAGAGGACTTCCTATGCTTATTCTTTTTAAGGATGGAGAAATTGTAGAAACATTAAATGGGTTTCAAACTTTTGATGAAATCATGAAAAAAATTAATTTGCATAGTTAA
- the galE gene encoding UDP-glucose 4-epimerase GalE → MKTILVPGGAGYIGSHTVLDLIKKGFHPIIVDDFSNSSKKVISILEELSGTKISFYELDIKNKEGLRKIFNENKIDAVINFAGFKAVGESVEKPLMYYENNLFGMVTLLEVMKEFDVKNIVFSSSATVYGTSDKVPFVETDPMGEATNPYGRTKVIIENILMDLAKSDKTWNIIALRYFNPLGAHESGRIGEDPNGIPNNLSPYITQVAVGKLDKLHIFGNDYDTLDGTCIRDFIHVNDLAAGHSAALNYLFNNENLGFDAINLGSEKGYSVLEILHNFEKAVGKEIPYVIDGRRAGDIAVCYADASKAKKLLNWEAKYTIEDMCRDSWNWQKKNPNGFED, encoded by the coding sequence ATGAAAACAATTTTGGTTCCAGGAGGAGCAGGATATATCGGCTCTCACACGGTTTTAGACTTGATAAAGAAAGGATTTCATCCTATTATAGTTGATGATTTTAGCAATTCAAGCAAAAAGGTTATTTCAATTTTAGAAGAACTTTCTGGAACAAAAATATCTTTTTATGAACTTGATATAAAAAATAAGGAAGGCTTGAGAAAAATATTTAATGAAAACAAAATTGATGCTGTAATTAATTTTGCTGGATTTAAGGCTGTTGGAGAATCTGTGGAAAAACCACTTATGTACTATGAAAATAATTTATTTGGTATGGTTACTTTACTTGAAGTAATGAAAGAATTTGATGTAAAAAATATTGTATTCAGTTCTTCGGCTACGGTTTACGGAACTTCTGATAAAGTCCCTTTCGTAGAAACTGATCCAATGGGAGAAGCTACAAATCCTTATGGACGTACAAAAGTAATTATCGAGAATATTTTAATGGATTTAGCAAAATCTGACAAGACTTGGAACATTATTGCACTTAGATACTTTAATCCATTAGGTGCCCATGAAAGTGGAAGAATTGGAGAAGATCCAAATGGAATTCCAAATAATCTTTCCCCTTACATAACTCAAGTTGCAGTAGGAAAACTCGATAAATTACATATTTTTGGAAACGATTATGACACTCTAGACGGAACTTGTATAAGAGATTTCATTCATGTAAATGATTTGGCGGCAGGACATTCAGCAGCATTAAATTATTTATTTAATAATGAAAATCTTGGTTTTGATGCAATAAATTTAGGAAGTGAAAAAGGGTACAGCGTTCTTGAAATCCTACATAATTTTGAAAAAGCTGTTGGAAAAGAAATTCCTTATGTAATTGATGGACGAAGAGCAGGAGATATTGCTGTTTGTTATGCTGATGCCTCAAAAGCCAAAAAATTATTAAACTGGGAAGCAAAATACACTATCGAGGATATGTGCAGAGATTCTTGGAACTGGCAGAAAAAAAATCCAAATGGATTTGAAGATTAA
- a CDS encoding DUF3829 domain-containing protein translates to MKKFFLLIFTFIFIFSCNNGSNLKETQSDKMTEEEKIKFEKFQNMPLNELRTLSSLKDVRQFEDLFFEYELRYDMYFRIKKGKKEEFFIPSEINIREFVAKYPVNPIEKEYLKTKKYFKNMIQNNSVLKDFEKPLNEYFEYAEKKISKMKEIENYYKNNEYKKDNFQKGRILDKEYEEIRISYDSYDIESKFQNLESLSAKYLLNNLKNNGQTAAYNIFRIKFIISLINKKLYDDEFADEKNDNLINQLEILGKDFKLAVSQAEKIKDSEIKDENMDIDKYKSYVKEAKKSIKNFYKGLKNLKNSNPNSEEDEFIIFEDEKYNNLQFYKDNEENEKMKIFYQ, encoded by the coding sequence ATGAAAAAATTTTTTTTGTTAATTTTTACATTTATTTTTATTTTTAGCTGTAATAATGGTTCTAATTTAAAAGAAACGCAATCTGATAAAATGACTGAAGAAGAAAAAATAAAATTTGAAAAATTTCAAAATATGCCGTTAAATGAATTAAGAACTTTAAGTTCATTAAAAGATGTTAGGCAATTTGAAGATCTATTTTTTGAATATGAATTAAGATATGACATGTATTTTAGGATAAAAAAAGGGAAAAAAGAAGAATTTTTTATTCCTTCAGAAATAAACATACGGGAATTTGTAGCAAAATATCCAGTAAATCCAATAGAAAAAGAATATTTAAAAACAAAAAAATATTTCAAAAATATGATTCAAAATAATAGTGTTTTAAAAGATTTTGAAAAACCATTAAATGAATATTTTGAATATGCTGAAAAGAAAATTTCAAAAATGAAAGAAATTGAGAATTATTATAAAAATAACGAATATAAGAAAGATAATTTTCAAAAAGGCAGAATTTTAGATAAAGAATACGAAGAAATCCGTATATCATACGATTCTTATGACATTGAATCAAAATTTCAAAATTTAGAGTCCTTATCAGCAAAATATTTACTAAATAATTTAAAAAATAACGGACAAACTGCCGCATATAATATTTTCCGAATAAAATTCATTATTTCTCTAATTAATAAAAAACTTTATGATGATGAGTTTGCAGATGAAAAAAATGATAACTTAATAAATCAACTGGAAATACTAGGAAAAGATTTTAAATTAGCAGTATCTCAAGCCGAGAAAATAAAAGATTCAGAAATTAAAGATGAAAATATGGATATTGATAAATATAAAAGTTATGTAAAAGAAGCAAAAAAATCCATAAAAAATTTTTATAAAGGATTAAAAAACTTAAAAAATAGCAATCCAAATTCAGAGGAGGATGAATTTATTATTTTTGAAGATGAAAAATATAATAATTTACAGTTTTATAAAGATAATGAGGAAAATGAGAAAATGAAAATATTTTATCAATAG
- a CDS encoding aminopeptidase codes for MNNFEEKLNKYAEVIVKIGANVQKGQKVWVNCTTDALPLVYKVTELAYQAGASDVHVKLTDDKLSRLHAEYQSKEVYSHIPQWAIDERNDYLDNNVVFIHILSSSPNLFAGIDAEKLGALTKNAGEAYKHYRTCIMTDVNSWTIASYPSADWARLVFPDEANTDIAQEKLLDAILKTVRVDKTDPVKAWEEHRQNLTEKAEFLNNKNFVALHYTSKGTDLTVGLPKNHIWVAAGSKNAKGADFLPNMPTEEVFTAGDRDRVDGYVSNKKPLSYQGNIIDNFKLTFKDGKVVDFEAEQGYEILKQLLDTDEGSRRIGEVALVPNDSPISNSGLLYYQTLFDENASNHLALGAAYPTTLKDGTKMTEEELEKAHINQSISHVDFMIGDAEMDIDGILEDGTRVPVFRKGNWAF; via the coding sequence ATGAACAACTTTGAAGAAAAATTAAATAAATATGCAGAAGTAATTGTAAAAATTGGAGCAAATGTACAAAAAGGACAAAAAGTTTGGGTAAACTGTACAACTGATGCTTTGCCATTAGTTTACAAGGTTACAGAATTAGCTTATCAAGCGGGAGCAAGTGATGTTCACGTAAAATTGACAGATGATAAATTATCAAGACTTCATGCTGAATATCAATCGAAAGAAGTCTATTCACACATCCCACAATGGGCAATTGACGAAAGAAATGATTATCTTGACAATAATGTCGTATTTATCCACATTTTAAGCAGTTCTCCAAATTTATTTGCTGGAATTGATGCTGAAAAACTGGGAGCATTGACAAAAAATGCAGGAGAAGCCTATAAACATTACCGAACTTGCATTATGACAGATGTAAATTCTTGGACAATTGCAAGCTATCCTTCGGCAGATTGGGCAAGACTTGTATTCCCAGATGAAGCAAATACTGACATTGCACAGGAAAAACTGCTTGATGCAATATTAAAGACTGTAAGAGTTGATAAAACTGATCCAGTTAAGGCTTGGGAAGAACATAGACAAAATTTGACTGAAAAAGCTGAATTTTTAAACAATAAAAACTTTGTAGCACTTCATTATACTTCAAAAGGTACTGACTTGACAGTAGGACTTCCTAAAAATCACATTTGGGTAGCGGCTGGAAGTAAAAATGCGAAAGGGGCGGATTTCTTGCCAAATATGCCGACAGAAGAAGTATTTACAGCTGGAGATAGAGACCGTGTAGATGGTTATGTTTCAAATAAAAAACCGCTTTCTTATCAAGGAAATATCATCGATAACTTTAAATTGACTTTTAAGGATGGAAAAGTTGTGGATTTTGAAGCGGAGCAAGGATATGAGATTTTGAAGCAGCTGCTTGATACTGATGAAGGTTCGAGAAGAATTGGAGAAGTTGCCCTTGTGCCAAATGATTCCCCTATTTCTAACTCTGGGCTTCTTTATTACCAGACATTGTTTGATGAAAACGCCTCAAACCATCTGGCATTGGGTGCTGCATATCCAACTACCCTAAAAGATGGTACAAAAATGACTGAAGAGGAACTAGAAAAAGCTCACATTAATCAGTCTATTTCCCACGTTGACTTTATGATTGGTGATGCGGAAATGGATATTGATGGAATTTTGGAAGATGGGACAAGAGTTCCTGTATTTAGAAAAGGAAATTGGGCATTTTAG